CGTCGAGATCGGTGATGAGACCATAAAGTCCGCTGTCGAGCATCGGGCCCGACTTGGTTTTCATGCGGTCAGTCAGTCCGACGTGATGGTCCCAGGAATGATTGTCGGAGTTCGCCACTTTCGGCCAGATGACCTCGACAACCTTGGTGCCGGCTTCGACCAGACGGCGTGCGAGCAGACAGCTCTGACCGAAGGTGTTGCGGCCGTAGCGATCACGCAGCTCCGCCGATTCACGATCGATCGAGAAGGCGTCCCGAGCCCGGCCCGAAACAACCAGTTCCAGCGCCCGGTCGTAGTACTCGTTCAGACTCGACTTGGCCACGGCTTTATCGATCTCGGGCATCAAGTCGTTGATCTGATCCCGCAATCGAGCCCGACGTTCCAGGCGAGAAGCGTAGACTTCCGGTCGCAGCTTCAGATCGTCGACCTTGATGCGGTTCAACTTCTCCATGTCCATGTCGTCGCCGTCCGGATACAGCGTATACGGATCGAACGCCTTGCCGAGGAAGCCGGCCGTGCCCCCTTTGCCGACAACATTACTTTCCTGCAGAGGACGGGGCAGCATCACGAACGGCAGCATCGGCACTTCGGAAGGCTTCATGCGAATGATGTTGGAGCCGAAGTTCGGGAAGTCCTTCGGCGTCGGCGGTTCAAGCTGGCCGGACGGGCTGACCTTATCGGTCGTGTAGCCGGTCATCATTTGATAGATCGCCGCGGTGTGATTGAACAGACCGTTCGGCGTGTAGCTCATCGAGCGGACGAGAGTGGTCTTGTCCAGCACCTTGGCCAGATTGGGCAGGATCTCAGTGACCTTTACGCCGGGCAGAGCGGTATCGATCGCCTTGAATTCGCTACGTACTTTGTCGGGAACGTTCTCCTTCGGATCCCACAGGTCGATATGGCTCGGTCCACCTTGCAGGTAAACCATGATAATGCTCTTGGCCTGCCCCCACCCGGGAACGGCTGCTCCGGAAATCTTGGCGGCGGCCGAAGCCGACTTCAACTCCAGCATCGAGCCGAGGCTGAGACCGAGCATGCTGGAGCCACCGACCCGCAACACGTCGCGGCGAGTGAGCCCGAGGTGCTGATCGCACATATCTTTTCCGCGTTGACCTTTGATCGAAAACATGACTTTCTCCCATCGCGATTGAAATCGGCGGACTGTGAGTTGGAACGGTTTACCGGTTGAACAAAAACGCTGGGCTGTTGATCAGAGCCCAGGTCAGATCCTGGGCAGCGGTCAACCGCTCATTCTCAAGGAGCTTGGAACTCATTTCAACATCCTGTCGCAGCTGCACCAGACCGGGATCATCCTTGACGGGACGCTCGGCATTCACGACCGCGGCTTCGAGTTGCTGCAGTTTCGCGTCGGGCGGAAGCGGCTTTCGGGCCTCGGCAACAGCTGCCGTGAGCTTCTGATAGTCATCATCGAACCGTTGGAAGAACTCGAGCAGCTCGGCCGTCTGTTCGTTGGTTCGTTCTTCGGCCGGCACTTGCACCAGTTCAGCGAACTGCTGAGGCAGCCCCAGTGGAATCGGCTTCCTGGCTGTCGTCACGGACAACCGGAAGCAGCCGAGCCAGTGCTTCTTGTCCTGATACCGTTGATGCATCACGAACTTGAGTCGGGTCTTTCCGGACCCTGCTTTCGGCTCCTTCACTTCGAAAGTGGCCCAGTGAACCTTGCCCTGCTGCGGCGAAACTGCCCAGCCGTTGCCGTTCACACGCTTATCGCCATCGATCGCCGTTTTGACTTCGTAACTCCCCTGGCTGAAGTCGGCCTGGGCGTTGTGCAGCACGATCTGTTCCGGCTTGCTCTTCGGGTCACTGGCGTCGGATGCGAAAACTTCAAAGTCGGTGAGGACGAAGTTGCCACCCCCGTGACCAGGCCCCTGTCGTGGCAAATCCGGGTGAGTCAACGCTTCCAGGCGAATCGCCGTCACTTCGGACAGGTCGGTCTCGGCAATGATCTCATAATGCCCCTGACCTTCGACCAGTTTGGCGAGCACGATGCCGTCGTCCGAAGCCGTCAACTCGGCTTTCGTGGAAGCACTCATCTCCGTCGGCTGGAGCGTGGTCCAGTCCACGGAAGTGGATTCAACCTGTTTGGCCAGCCATTCGTTGAACGGCTTTTCAATATCGGTTTTGTATTCGGCGACTTTAGTTTCAGCGTCCTTGATCCGCTTCTGCCGTGCCTCCTCAGCGGCGGCCAGTCGGGGAGCCAGGTCGACCTTGTAATCTTCCAGCGTCTTTTTCGCCGCGGCGATCTTCTCGACGCGTTCCTGCTCCTTCTCAGCTCGGAGCGGTTTCCACCACTCTTCCATCTCAGTCAGGCGTTTCGCGAGCTGCTCGTGAGCATCGTCGACCGTGCTGAAGATCGGCAAGGTAGTCGCGATTTCCTTCTCCGTCGCAGGGCGGTTCAGGATTCGCAGGAACAGGGCATCGATGAGCTTCTGGTTGTCCGGCGTATTCTTCACAAGTTCGGGCAACGCGTTCTTGGGATCGGCGATGGCGTCGGCAACGGTCTGTCCGCTCACCAGTGCCATCAC
The genomic region above belongs to Rubinisphaera margarita and contains:
- a CDS encoding DUF1501 domain-containing protein, which encodes MFSIKGQRGKDMCDQHLGLTRRDVLRVGGSSMLGLSLGSMLELKSASAAAKISGAAVPGWGQAKSIIMVYLQGGPSHIDLWDPKENVPDKVRSEFKAIDTALPGVKVTEILPNLAKVLDKTTLVRSMSYTPNGLFNHTAAIYQMMTGYTTDKVSPSGQLEPPTPKDFPNFGSNIIRMKPSEVPMLPFVMLPRPLQESNVVGKGGTAGFLGKAFDPYTLYPDGDDMDMEKLNRIKVDDLKLRPEVYASRLERRARLRDQINDLMPEIDKAVAKSSLNEYYDRALELVVSGRARDAFSIDRESAELRDRYGRNTFGQSCLLARRLVEAGTKVVEVIWPKVANSDNHSWDHHVGLTDRMKTKSGPMLDSGLYGLITDLDERGMLDETLVVAVGEFGRSPQKGVSTSGNGNSADGRDHWPYCYTALLAGAGIQRGAVYGQSDKTASAPLVDPVHPGELLATIYHAFGIDPESIVYNHLNQPRELVKAHAVTKLFS